The following proteins are co-located in the Rhodococcus opacus B4 genome:
- the couL gene encoding p-hydroxycinnamoyl-CoA synthetase, which yields MDNEGIGSWLERRITMTPKNEALVFDGQAVTYEEMALRTRRLAHGLRALGVEKGDCVGFFGFNDPAALEVMFAAGLLGATYLPLNARLTAEEARYVLGDSRCTTVVFGDQQSDVAQELALSESPVTTWIGLSDSWSAHTYEGVRAGQPDTRIDERVGLDDLSVLMYSSGTTGAPKGVMLSHGNMLWNAMNQLLAQDMTSKERTLSVAPLFHIGGIGGAVTPTLLCGGTVVLLRKFDAGAVLDTIEKERITTFFAVPTMIQELWHHPRFADTDLSSLRAICVAGAPLPEALISPWQERGVAIAQAYGLTETAPSVTMLSGDDVRAKVGSAGKRTFFTDVDVVRPDGSSAEPNEIGEIVAQGPNVMLGYLNQPEATDRAIVDGWLHTGDAGYFDDEGFLFICDRYKDMYISGGENVYPAEVEAALLKLNGIREAAVIGVPHEKWGETGMAFVVAADGTDLDEDTVRARLREKLAGFKIPTFIQIAEGLPRTATGKIRKPDLRSRAREYLLTSGG from the coding sequence ATGGACAACGAAGGCATCGGCTCGTGGCTCGAGCGCCGCATCACCATGACGCCGAAGAACGAGGCGCTCGTCTTCGACGGACAGGCCGTCACGTACGAGGAGATGGCCCTGAGGACCCGCCGGCTCGCCCACGGCCTGCGCGCCCTCGGCGTCGAGAAGGGTGACTGCGTAGGCTTCTTCGGATTCAACGATCCCGCGGCGCTCGAGGTGATGTTCGCAGCCGGGCTCCTCGGCGCCACCTATCTCCCGCTCAACGCCCGCCTCACCGCCGAGGAAGCGCGCTACGTGCTCGGCGATTCACGCTGCACCACAGTCGTCTTCGGCGACCAGCAGTCCGACGTCGCACAGGAACTCGCGCTGTCGGAGTCCCCGGTCACCACCTGGATCGGGCTGAGCGACTCCTGGTCGGCACACACCTACGAGGGTGTGCGCGCCGGCCAGCCCGACACCCGTATCGACGAGCGGGTGGGTCTCGACGACCTGTCGGTGCTCATGTACTCGTCGGGCACCACCGGCGCACCGAAGGGCGTCATGCTCAGCCACGGAAACATGCTGTGGAACGCGATGAATCAGCTTCTCGCCCAGGACATGACGTCCAAGGAACGCACGCTGTCGGTGGCGCCGCTGTTCCACATCGGCGGTATCGGCGGAGCCGTCACACCGACGCTGCTGTGCGGGGGCACCGTCGTGCTGCTGCGCAAGTTCGATGCCGGCGCCGTCCTCGACACGATCGAGAAGGAACGCATCACCACGTTCTTCGCGGTCCCCACGATGATCCAGGAACTCTGGCACCACCCCCGGTTCGCGGACACCGACCTGTCCAGCCTGCGGGCGATCTGCGTCGCCGGGGCTCCCCTCCCCGAAGCGCTGATCTCGCCGTGGCAGGAGCGCGGCGTCGCGATCGCGCAGGCCTACGGTCTGACGGAAACCGCGCCGTCGGTGACCATGCTGTCGGGGGACGACGTCCGCGCGAAGGTCGGATCGGCAGGCAAGCGGACGTTCTTCACCGACGTCGACGTCGTCCGCCCCGACGGGTCGAGCGCCGAACCGAACGAGATCGGAGAGATCGTCGCGCAGGGACCGAACGTGATGCTCGGCTACCTGAATCAGCCCGAGGCCACCGACCGCGCCATCGTGGACGGCTGGCTGCACACCGGCGACGCCGGCTACTTCGACGACGAGGGTTTCCTCTTCATCTGCGACCGCTACAAGGACATGTACATCTCGGGCGGCGAGAACGTCTACCCCGCCGAGGTGGAGGCAGCACTGCTGAAGCTGAACGGCATCCGGGAGGCTGCGGTGATCGGCGTCCCGCACGAGAAGTGGGGCGAGACCGGCATGGCGTTCGTCGTCGCCGCCGACGGCACGGACCTCGACGAGGACACGGTGCGCGCCCGGCTGCGAGAGAAGCTCGCGGGGTTCAAGATTCCGACGTTCATCCAGATCGCGGAGGGCCTCCCCCGCACCGCGACCGGCAAGATCCGCAAACCCGATCTGCGCTCCCGCGCCCGTGAGTACTTGTTAACGTCCGGCGGTTAA
- the couT gene encoding p-hydroxycinnamate MFS transporter, with product MTVTATAGTMSAARRKKEVRRVILSSYLGSTIEFYDFLLYATAASLVFGPVFFADLDPLAATIASMGTFAAGYVARPLGGIVFGHFGDTVGRKAMLLISMTVMGIASFAIGLIPPPEMIGSWAAVLLVLLRVCQGLAVGGEWGGAALMSLEHAEPGKRGFAAAFTNAGAPTGALLGTLALAAVSLLPDEQFLTWGWRIPFLISAIMLALGLFVRSKVSESPLFTAALKESAKKETSPPIVTILKRPRAVVVASMSCIASFGMQTAFTTFAITYAVSSGAQRSDALLAFSFCQFCAIFLVLGSARLSDRIGRRPVMLAGLAAMILSVYPLFLLLGTGQFLFIALAFVGYTICHSATYGPMAAFISEQFGTRARYTGASLGYQLATLVGAGFTPVILASLFASSGKSIVPVGLFIIALCVVSAVFLAATKETKDNDLSADAPPA from the coding sequence ATGACGGTCACCGCCACCGCCGGCACCATGTCGGCCGCCCGACGCAAGAAGGAAGTTCGCAGGGTGATCCTGTCGAGCTACCTGGGCAGCACCATCGAGTTCTACGACTTCCTGCTCTACGCCACCGCCGCGTCCCTCGTCTTCGGACCCGTGTTCTTCGCCGACCTGGACCCGCTCGCCGCGACCATCGCGTCGATGGGAACGTTCGCCGCCGGCTACGTCGCACGCCCGCTCGGCGGAATCGTGTTCGGCCACTTCGGCGACACCGTCGGCCGCAAGGCGATGCTGCTGATCTCCATGACCGTCATGGGCATCGCGTCGTTCGCGATCGGGCTCATCCCCCCGCCCGAGATGATCGGGTCCTGGGCGGCGGTGCTCCTCGTCCTCCTCCGCGTCTGCCAGGGTCTCGCAGTCGGCGGCGAATGGGGTGGCGCAGCGCTGATGTCGCTCGAACACGCCGAACCCGGCAAGCGCGGCTTCGCCGCGGCGTTCACCAACGCGGGTGCGCCGACGGGCGCCCTGCTCGGCACCCTCGCCCTGGCCGCCGTGTCACTGCTTCCCGACGAGCAGTTCCTGACGTGGGGCTGGCGCATCCCGTTCCTGATCTCGGCGATCATGCTGGCCCTCGGTCTGTTCGTCCGGTCCAAGGTGTCGGAGAGTCCGCTGTTCACGGCGGCGCTGAAGGAGTCCGCGAAGAAAGAGACCTCCCCGCCCATCGTCACCATCCTGAAACGGCCCCGCGCGGTCGTCGTGGCGTCGATGAGCTGCATCGCGAGCTTCGGCATGCAGACCGCGTTCACCACGTTCGCCATCACCTACGCCGTGTCGAGCGGCGCCCAGCGGTCCGACGCGCTGCTGGCGTTCTCCTTCTGCCAGTTCTGCGCGATCTTCCTGGTCCTCGGATCGGCGCGACTGTCCGACCGGATCGGCCGTCGGCCGGTCATGCTCGCGGGACTCGCGGCGATGATTCTCAGCGTCTACCCGCTGTTCCTGTTGCTGGGCACGGGACAGTTCCTGTTCATCGCGCTCGCTTTCGTCGGGTACACCATCTGCCACTCGGCCACCTACGGGCCGATGGCCGCCTTCATCTCCGAGCAGTTCGGCACCCGCGCGCGCTACACCGGGGCCTCGCTCGGATACCAGCTGGCCACCCTCGTCGGCGCAGGGTTCACCCCCGTCATCCTCGCGTCGCTGTTCGCGTCGTCCGGCAAGTCGATCGTCCCGGTGGGACTGTTCATCATCGCACTGTGCGTGGTCAGTGCCGTCTTCCTCGCCGCGACGAAGGAAACCAAGGACAACGACCTGAGCGCCGACGCCCCGCCGGCCTGA
- a CDS encoding DUF3237 domain-containing protein: MTDLLAPAPPGLSYLATFFVQVADPVEIGSTPDGTRRIIPIVGGRVEGPELRGTVLPVGADFQVLSSSTLTELEAKYAIETDDGDRIYVTNFGLRSGTAEDIARLVAGEPVPAERIYFRCTPRLTAAEGRWSWLRSRILVGTGERLPGEVRLTVFVVD; this comes from the coding sequence ATGACCGACCTGCTCGCGCCGGCCCCGCCCGGCCTGTCGTACCTCGCCACGTTCTTCGTGCAGGTCGCCGATCCGGTGGAGATCGGATCCACGCCGGACGGGACCCGCCGCATCATCCCCATCGTCGGGGGACGCGTCGAGGGCCCCGAACTCCGCGGCACCGTGCTGCCGGTCGGAGCGGACTTCCAGGTGCTCAGCTCGTCCACGCTCACCGAGCTCGAGGCCAAGTACGCCATCGAGACCGACGACGGCGACCGGATCTACGTCACCAACTTCGGGCTTCGCTCGGGCACCGCGGAGGACATTGCCCGGCTGGTCGCGGGCGAACCCGTGCCGGCCGAGCGGATCTACTTCCGCTGCACACCCCGGCTCACCGCCGCCGAGGGCCGGTGGTCGTGGCTGCGCTCGCGGATCCTCGTCGGCACCGGTGAGCGCCTTCCCGGCGAGGTCCGTCTCACGGTGTTCGTGGTGGACTGA
- a CDS encoding DUF6131 family protein yields MIVLGIILLVIGLVAGISILTTIGIILLVIGLVLLLLGTTGRAVGGRKYWY; encoded by the coding sequence GTGATCGTTCTCGGAATCATCCTGCTCGTCATCGGCCTCGTCGCGGGGATCTCGATCCTCACGACGATCGGAATCATCCTTCTCGTCATCGGCCTCGTGCTGCTGCTGCTGGGCACGACGGGCCGCGCGGTCGGCGGGCGGAAGTACTGGTATTGA
- a CDS encoding CocE/NonD family hydrolase, whose product MTALPSKVNNPVTHDVLIENDVEATMRDGVVLRSTIYRPNAGGRFPVLLTRTPYGRDLAVNSGYLNPTTVAAGGFVVIMQDVRGRFGSEGEFVPSENEGPDGYDTVQWAAELPYSTGSVGMWGRSYFAETQWRAAQEKPPALRGIAPGISAGGNARSGGLVRGGAVEFGARLGWGHFSAGPAEIAKLSRTDPARAEADWESWARIDRAMSENTYFDTLPLRDLAADAPAFFASPIVESLGFPIDHPTRDLWDCASDRAVDLPSLHIGGWYDIFVNSTLDQYFGQLAHSDSGAAPAPYLIVGPWSHTNFSGLGGSVVFGSPANQAVLDCGQDLSSVHAQWYASVLGDEEPDLPRVRIFVMGENRWRTYDRFPEPVRTAELFLAPGGILVAEAEQTEGCVDYDYDPADPVPTVGGATMMPGTFAPGALDQSRIESRDDVLVFTGAVLTEPVTVIGRVSATLFASSSAVDTDFVVRLCRVTADGTSVTLTDGMVRARYRDSYRTPGTYTSAEPSLLEPGEVYEYAIDLWSTAVTFLPGERIRVHVTSSSHPRWDRNLNTGESAFDSAEFVVAHQRVHTGARYPSRVSLALPHP is encoded by the coding sequence ATGACCGCTCTCCCGTCGAAAGTGAATAATCCTGTGACACACGATGTACTGATCGAGAACGACGTCGAGGCGACGATGCGGGACGGCGTCGTCCTCCGCTCGACCATCTACCGCCCCAATGCAGGCGGCCGCTTCCCGGTGCTGCTCACCCGCACCCCGTACGGCCGCGACCTGGCCGTCAACTCCGGCTACCTCAACCCCACCACGGTCGCGGCCGGCGGATTCGTGGTGATCATGCAGGACGTCCGCGGCAGGTTCGGCTCCGAGGGCGAGTTCGTGCCGTCCGAGAACGAAGGTCCGGACGGCTACGACACCGTGCAATGGGCCGCCGAACTCCCGTACTCGACCGGATCCGTCGGCATGTGGGGGCGCTCGTACTTCGCCGAAACCCAGTGGCGCGCAGCCCAGGAGAAGCCGCCGGCCCTCCGCGGCATCGCTCCGGGAATCTCGGCCGGCGGCAATGCTCGCTCCGGTGGACTGGTGCGCGGCGGCGCGGTGGAATTCGGTGCGCGGCTCGGGTGGGGACACTTCTCGGCCGGGCCGGCGGAGATCGCGAAACTGTCCCGCACCGACCCCGCACGCGCAGAAGCCGACTGGGAGTCGTGGGCACGGATCGACCGGGCGATGTCCGAGAACACCTACTTCGACACCCTGCCCCTGCGCGACCTGGCGGCCGACGCCCCCGCGTTCTTCGCGTCGCCGATCGTCGAATCGCTCGGCTTCCCGATCGATCACCCCACCCGCGACCTGTGGGACTGCGCGAGCGACCGGGCCGTCGACCTCCCCTCCCTGCATATCGGCGGGTGGTACGACATCTTCGTCAACAGCACCCTCGACCAGTACTTCGGCCAACTGGCGCACAGTGATTCCGGCGCCGCCCCCGCGCCGTACCTGATCGTGGGCCCGTGGAGCCACACCAACTTCTCCGGGCTCGGCGGGTCGGTGGTGTTCGGCAGTCCCGCCAACCAGGCGGTGCTGGACTGCGGTCAGGACCTGTCTTCCGTTCACGCGCAGTGGTACGCATCGGTGCTCGGCGACGAGGAACCCGACCTGCCCCGGGTCCGGATCTTCGTGATGGGGGAGAACCGGTGGCGGACGTACGACCGATTCCCGGAACCTGTGCGGACGGCCGAACTCTTCCTGGCGCCCGGCGGCATCCTCGTCGCGGAGGCAGAACAGACGGAGGGGTGCGTCGACTACGACTACGACCCGGCGGATCCGGTGCCGACGGTCGGTGGGGCGACGATGATGCCGGGAACGTTCGCGCCCGGCGCGCTGGACCAGAGCAGGATCGAATCCCGCGACGACGTCCTCGTGTTCACCGGCGCGGTTCTCACCGAACCGGTGACGGTGATCGGCCGGGTGTCCGCGACCCTCTTCGCGTCGTCGAGCGCCGTCGACACCGACTTCGTCGTCAGGCTGTGCCGGGTCACGGCGGACGGCACGTCGGTCACCCTCACCGACGGCATGGTGCGGGCCCGCTACCGCGACTCCTACCGGACCCCCGGGACGTACACGTCCGCCGAACCGAGCCTGCTCGAGCCCGGCGAGGTGTACGAGTACGCGATCGACCTGTGGTCCACCGCCGTCACCTTCCTGCCGGGGGAGCGCATCCGCGTCCACGTGACGTCCAGCAGCCATCCCCGCTGGGACCGCAACCTCAACACCGGCGAATCCGCCTTCGACTCCGCGGAATTCGTGGTAGCACACCAGCGCGTGCACACCGGGGCGCGGTACCCCAGCCGGGTGTCGCTTGCGCTGCCGCACCCGTGA
- the couH gene encoding dihydro-p-hydroxycinnamoy-CoA dehydrogenase, producing the protein MSSVALERTIFDADHDAFRDTVRRFAERDVAPHLREWADAGQVDRDVYRQAGKLGLLGINVEERFAGGGTDDFRFNAIVIEELCRVGAPAVVMGLAGINDLVTPYLASLANEEQKHRFLTPLCTGEKIGAIAMTEPGAGSDLGAISTTAVVDGDDLVLNGTKIFISNGMLADFVIVAAKTDPAAGKKGVSLLVVEAGMDGFTRNGPLPKVGLSAQDTAELVFDDVRVPRGNVLGEPNAGFGYLRHNLPQERLSVAVTSMASMRRTFDQALTYICDRTAFGRRVADFQANRFYLAELATEIEIAQCFTDRCILDAAHGTLDEVTAAMAKWWITELQQRVVQRAVQLHGGYGYMREYDVAQDYLDCRGGPIYAGTTEIMKEIIGRRLTRS; encoded by the coding sequence ATGTCATCGGTCGCACTGGAACGGACCATCTTCGACGCCGATCACGACGCGTTCCGGGACACCGTGCGCCGCTTCGCCGAACGTGATGTCGCCCCGCACCTTCGCGAGTGGGCCGATGCGGGGCAGGTCGACCGGGACGTCTATCGCCAGGCCGGCAAACTCGGGCTCCTCGGGATCAACGTCGAGGAGCGATTCGCCGGCGGCGGAACCGACGACTTCCGATTCAACGCCATCGTGATCGAAGAACTCTGCCGCGTCGGCGCGCCCGCCGTGGTGATGGGGCTGGCCGGCATCAACGACCTCGTCACGCCCTACCTCGCCTCGCTGGCGAACGAGGAGCAGAAGCACCGATTCCTGACACCCCTGTGCACCGGCGAGAAGATCGGCGCGATCGCCATGACCGAGCCTGGCGCGGGAAGCGACCTGGGCGCGATTTCCACGACCGCCGTCGTCGACGGCGACGACCTGGTCCTGAACGGCACCAAGATCTTCATCAGCAACGGCATGCTCGCCGACTTCGTGATCGTCGCGGCCAAGACGGATCCGGCCGCGGGCAAGAAGGGCGTAAGCCTGCTGGTGGTCGAAGCCGGAATGGACGGATTCACGCGCAACGGTCCGCTGCCCAAGGTCGGACTGAGCGCACAGGACACCGCCGAGCTCGTGTTCGACGACGTTCGCGTCCCCCGCGGGAACGTCCTCGGCGAACCGAACGCCGGCTTCGGCTACCTGCGCCACAACCTGCCCCAGGAGCGACTCAGCGTGGCGGTGACGTCCATGGCGTCGATGCGACGCACGTTCGACCAGGCCCTGACGTACATCTGCGACCGCACGGCATTCGGCCGGCGGGTGGCCGACTTCCAGGCCAACCGTTTCTATCTCGCGGAACTCGCCACCGAGATCGAGATCGCGCAGTGCTTCACCGACCGCTGCATCCTCGACGCCGCGCACGGCACGCTCGACGAGGTCACCGCGGCGATGGCCAAATGGTGGATCACCGAGCTGCAGCAGCGGGTCGTGCAGCGGGCGGTCCAGCTGCACGGCGGCTACGGATACATGCGCGAGTACGACGTCGCGCAGGACTATCTCGACTGCCGCGGCGGGCCGATCTACGCCGGCACCACCGAGATCATGAAGGAGATCATCGGGCGCAGGCTCACGCGGTCCTGA
- a CDS encoding DJ-1/PfpI family protein yields the protein MRHIGIVLFDGVEELDAVGPWEVLSAWTRMYPDDGYAVSCLSAAGGSVQCAKGLVLGAHHSYADAPPMEVLIHPGGQGTRPQLRDDAHLDWVRRQRAEVPVMTSVCTGALVYAKAGLLTSRPATTHWASLELLAEIDPSIDVRPDDRFVDDGDVITSAGVSAGIDMALHLVARFAGAERAREVRRYIQYDPL from the coding sequence ATGAGGCACATCGGGATCGTGTTGTTCGACGGCGTCGAGGAATTGGACGCCGTCGGACCGTGGGAGGTGCTGTCCGCGTGGACACGCATGTACCCGGACGACGGATACGCCGTGTCCTGCCTGTCCGCGGCGGGCGGGAGTGTGCAGTGCGCCAAGGGACTCGTCCTGGGCGCTCATCATTCCTATGCCGATGCGCCGCCGATGGAGGTGCTGATCCATCCCGGCGGTCAGGGCACCCGGCCACAACTCCGCGACGACGCGCACCTCGACTGGGTGCGCCGGCAGCGCGCAGAGGTCCCGGTGATGACGAGCGTCTGCACGGGTGCCCTGGTCTACGCGAAAGCCGGCCTGCTGACGAGCAGGCCGGCTACGACGCATTGGGCGTCACTGGAGTTGCTGGCGGAGATCGATCCCAGCATCGACGTGCGTCCGGACGACCGGTTCGTCGACGACGGTGACGTGATCACGTCGGCCGGCGTGTCCGCGGGCATCGACATGGCACTACACCTCGTCGCCCGCTTCGCCGGAGCGGAGCGGGCGCGCGAGGTGCGTCGCTACATCCAGTACGACCCCCTGTGA
- a CDS encoding LysR family transcriptional regulator, whose amino-acid sequence MEIRWMKSFVAVAEELNYGRAAEVLHIAQPAVSQQVQQLEKRLGVKLFDRTTRSVRLTAAGERFLQPCRDALAGIDRAVDAAVIADPKVEGRVRVGFSGAYGQTELSSLARSVRRRYPLIDLVLEGATVSGQILDEIWEGQLDLGIVSDAVSHPHVLTRQISVEYLSALLPSDHPLAERKSIDLAELREEAFVANPAATGSTLRRDLLAACRDAGFTPNIVQETTDGIVLTALVAAGVGVALVPGDVQTYPNRVVLIPLGVGKFEVRAALAWSDRPVSPVVQTVLDLAAEVLPTPGTVPGE is encoded by the coding sequence GTGGAGATCCGCTGGATGAAGTCGTTCGTCGCGGTCGCCGAGGAACTCAACTACGGCCGCGCCGCCGAGGTGCTGCACATCGCGCAACCGGCGGTCAGCCAGCAGGTTCAGCAACTCGAGAAGCGTCTCGGTGTGAAACTGTTCGACCGCACCACCCGATCGGTCCGGCTCACCGCGGCGGGGGAGCGATTCCTGCAGCCGTGCAGGGACGCCCTCGCCGGGATCGATCGCGCCGTCGATGCCGCGGTGATCGCCGATCCGAAAGTCGAGGGTCGCGTCCGGGTCGGCTTCAGCGGAGCGTACGGACAGACCGAATTGTCCTCTCTCGCAAGGTCAGTGCGCCGCAGATACCCCCTGATCGACCTCGTCCTCGAAGGGGCGACGGTGAGTGGGCAGATCCTCGACGAGATCTGGGAGGGCCAACTGGACCTCGGGATCGTCTCCGACGCGGTTTCGCACCCCCACGTGCTCACGCGGCAGATCTCGGTGGAGTACCTCAGTGCGCTGCTTCCGAGCGATCACCCACTCGCCGAACGGAAGTCGATCGACCTCGCGGAACTGCGCGAAGAAGCGTTCGTCGCGAATCCCGCCGCCACCGGATCCACGCTCCGCCGGGATCTGCTCGCCGCGTGCCGGGATGCCGGGTTCACGCCGAACATCGTGCAGGAGACCACCGACGGCATCGTCCTGACCGCCCTCGTCGCGGCGGGCGTAGGCGTGGCGCTCGTGCCCGGTGACGTGCAGACGTATCCCAATCGGGTGGTGCTCATCCCTCTCGGCGTCGGAAAATTTGAAGTCCGGGCGGCGCTGGCCTGGTCGGACCGTCCCGTCTCGCCCGTCGTGCAGACGGTTCTCGACCTCGCCGCCGAGGTGCTGCCGACGCCGGGCACCGTCCCCGGGGAGTAA
- a CDS encoding alpha/beta hydrolase family protein translates to MSELLERDGMRGHLHRPEGDVSAGLVLTHGAGSDCDTKLLRAVTEGFVQHGVVVLRFDLPFRLRRASGPPHPSKAAEDREGIAAAVAVMREVVPAPVWAGGHSYGGRQASMLASERPGLVDALLLLSYPLHPPAKPEKLRTEHLPGLRTPAVVVHGSKDPFATTGEMRSALELIPAPTTLVELEGARHDLAPDRFPVAERAVAAMLDLR, encoded by the coding sequence ATGAGCGAGTTGCTGGAACGCGACGGCATGCGAGGGCATCTCCACCGCCCCGAAGGAGACGTGTCGGCCGGGCTGGTCCTGACCCACGGAGCGGGAAGTGACTGCGACACAAAGCTGTTGCGCGCCGTGACGGAGGGGTTCGTGCAGCACGGGGTGGTGGTCCTGCGGTTCGACCTCCCGTTCCGGCTGCGCCGCGCGTCCGGTCCGCCGCACCCGTCGAAGGCGGCGGAGGACCGGGAGGGCATCGCGGCCGCGGTGGCCGTGATGCGGGAGGTGGTGCCGGCACCGGTATGGGCGGGCGGGCACTCGTACGGCGGGCGTCAGGCGTCCATGCTCGCCTCGGAGCGTCCGGGTCTCGTCGACGCGCTGCTCCTGCTGTCGTACCCGCTGCATCCGCCGGCCAAGCCGGAGAAGCTCCGCACCGAGCACCTGCCCGGACTCCGCACCCCGGCCGTGGTGGTGCACGGTTCCAAGGACCCGTTCGCGACCACCGGGGAAATGCGGTCGGCCCTCGAACTGATCCCCGCACCGACGACGCTCGTCGAACTCGAGGGCGCCCGGCACGATCTGGCCCCGGACAGATTCCCGGTGGCCGAACGCGCGGTCGCGGCCATGCTGGACCTTCGGTAG
- a CDS encoding MFS transporter yields the protein MTSTFDGRAVRADAAVRSPHARRAALASFVGSTLEYYDFFIYASFSALAFNTLFFPDLGSFWGTVVSMATIGIGYVVRPLAALVFGHFGDTLGRKRMLVVTLVMMGVATSLIGCLPTYGAIGVAAPILLVLLRAVQGASAAGESAGAASLALEHAPAHRRALAASWVNTGAAAGMLLASLVVLVFSGLPEDAFLAWGWRIPFLLSIFVALAGLVIRRMLPESEVFEEAVSTDGPKEMPAKVIFRDHWPSVLRVVGCGLFAVVSTIVTAFALSWGTHEAGVSRTVMVGATVLTAALALAAQPAAGILADRIGRKPIFITGNLVCAVSISGFFWAISQRSTALILVTACIVMVVGYSLVNAVGPALYAEMFETRIRYSGMAISGQLALVATGFAPTIAATLVRPGPNGWIPVAAFTAGCCLVSALTTLTVRETYRTSTTDLGK from the coding sequence ATGACTTCCACATTCGACGGCCGCGCCGTACGCGCCGATGCCGCAGTCCGGTCGCCCCACGCGCGGCGGGCCGCCCTGGCCTCCTTCGTGGGCAGCACACTCGAGTACTACGACTTCTTCATCTACGCGTCCTTCTCCGCCCTCGCGTTCAACACCCTGTTCTTCCCGGATCTCGGGTCGTTCTGGGGGACCGTCGTGTCGATGGCGACCATCGGGATCGGGTACGTCGTGCGGCCTCTCGCGGCCCTCGTCTTCGGGCACTTCGGGGACACGCTGGGACGGAAGCGGATGCTGGTGGTGACGCTCGTGATGATGGGCGTGGCGACGTCGCTCATCGGCTGCCTGCCCACCTACGGGGCGATCGGGGTCGCGGCGCCGATCCTGCTGGTACTGCTCCGGGCCGTCCAGGGTGCGTCCGCGGCGGGCGAGTCGGCGGGAGCGGCGTCCCTCGCGCTCGAACACGCGCCCGCCCACCGCCGGGCGCTCGCGGCGAGTTGGGTCAACACCGGTGCCGCCGCCGGCATGCTGCTGGCGTCGCTGGTGGTCCTCGTGTTCTCCGGGCTGCCCGAGGACGCCTTCCTCGCCTGGGGATGGCGAATCCCGTTCCTGCTCAGCATCTTCGTCGCCCTCGCCGGGCTCGTGATCCGCCGGATGCTGCCCGAGAGCGAGGTGTTCGAGGAGGCCGTGTCCACCGACGGGCCGAAGGAGATGCCGGCGAAGGTGATCTTCCGCGACCACTGGCCGAGCGTGCTGCGGGTCGTGGGGTGCGGACTGTTCGCGGTGGTGTCCACCATCGTCACCGCGTTCGCCCTGTCGTGGGGCACCCACGAGGCCGGCGTGTCCCGGACCGTCATGGTGGGCGCCACCGTGCTCACCGCCGCGCTCGCACTCGCCGCCCAGCCCGCCGCCGGCATCCTCGCCGACCGGATCGGGCGCAAGCCGATCTTCATCACCGGCAATCTCGTCTGCGCCGTCTCCATCTCCGGCTTCTTCTGGGCGATCAGCCAGCGGTCGACGGCCCTGATCCTCGTCACGGCGTGCATCGTGATGGTGGTCGGCTACTCGCTCGTCAACGCCGTCGGACCCGCGCTGTACGCCGAGATGTTCGAGACCCGCATCCGGTACTCGGGCATGGCGATCTCCGGGCAGCTGGCCTTGGTGGCCACCGGATTCGCGCCCACCATCGCCGCGACCCTCGTCCGGCCCGGACCGAACGGCTGGATACCGGTGGCCGCGTTCACCGCCGGCTGTTGCCTGGTCAGCGCCCTCACCACGCTCACGGTCCGCGAAACCTACCGGACCAGCACCACCGACCTCGGCAAATGA